A region from the Desulfitobacterium dehalogenans ATCC 51507 genome encodes:
- the xerD gene encoding site-specific tyrosine recombinase XerD: protein MVQTEAWIKKYLTYLNVERGLSPNTRISYERDLKKFTAFLQQRGKNFISCDGNDLFLFLLQEKNQGRSARTLARHLATLRGFFSFLLGEEMREDDPTEYLTTPKLEQHLPHVLSEDSIYKLMGEGGEPDKGRDKNGKSNERTGTTDSQGKDKGLLMRNIAMIEVLYGCGLRVSELVGLKVSDIIFETRTLRCRGKGNKERIVPIGEYALEVLQDYLDHYREELKGKNKTEILFLNSRGTALTRQGVWDILKKWAQDHGVKETIYPHKFRHSFATHLLDHGADLRSVQEMLGHADISTTQIYTHLSRQRLLEVFRRAHPRAD, encoded by the coding sequence GTGGTTCAAACAGAAGCTTGGATTAAAAAATATTTGACATACCTTAATGTAGAACGAGGACTTTCCCCAAATACCCGAATCAGCTATGAGCGCGATCTGAAGAAATTCACAGCATTTCTTCAACAACGCGGGAAAAACTTTATATCTTGTGATGGAAATGACCTTTTCTTATTTCTTCTCCAGGAGAAGAATCAGGGGAGGTCTGCTCGCACATTGGCACGGCACCTCGCAACCCTGCGAGGTTTCTTTTCTTTCCTCCTAGGAGAGGAGATGCGGGAGGATGACCCTACTGAGTACCTAACCACTCCGAAGCTTGAGCAGCATCTGCCTCATGTTCTGTCTGAAGACTCCATTTATAAGCTTATGGGCGAAGGAGGAGAACCGGACAAAGGACGGGATAAGAATGGAAAGAGTAATGAAAGAACCGGAACTACTGACTCCCAGGGGAAGGATAAAGGACTATTGATGCGTAATATTGCTATGATTGAGGTACTCTATGGTTGTGGTTTACGTGTCTCCGAATTGGTGGGCTTAAAGGTTTCGGATATCATCTTTGAGACAAGAACCTTGCGTTGCCGGGGAAAGGGGAACAAAGAGCGGATTGTACCGATAGGAGAATACGCTCTTGAGGTTTTGCAGGATTATCTGGATCATTATCGGGAGGAGCTGAAGGGCAAGAATAAAACGGAAATTCTCTTCCTTAATTCCCGAGGTACGGCTCTGACCCGGCAAGGGGTCTGGGATATCCTCAAAAAATGGGCGCAAGACCATGGCGTCAAGGAAACTATCTATCCACATAAATTCAGACATAGTTTTGCTACCCATCTCTTGGATCATGGAGCAGATTTGCGATCCGTCCAGGAAATGCTGGGGCATGCAGATATTTCAACGACCCAAATTTATACCCACCTTTCCCGTCAAAGACTTCTGGAAGTATTCCGTAGAGCTCACCCTCGGGCCGATTAA
- a CDS encoding purine-nucleoside phosphorylase codes for MIREQEFMDKLSETRRYIIEKINMEPQMGIILGSGLGGFVELIEDKVSIPYQEIPNFPVSTVEGHKGQLVFGKVLGKPVVAMQGRFHFYEGYPMQEVTFPVRVMQVLGVSGLIVTNAAGGINPAYRPGDLVLLKDHINMMGDNPLRGANLSNLGPRFPDLSEGYDLEWRQKALTIAREVGIYPQEGIYAAMSGPSYESPAEIRFLRTVGADLVGMSTVPEVIVANHGGMRVLGISCVTNMAAGILSQRLSHAEVMETAERIEKQFVRFVQALVKGLA; via the coding sequence ATGATACGTGAGCAAGAATTTATGGACAAACTCAGTGAAACCCGGCGGTATATTATTGAAAAAATAAATATGGAACCCCAAATGGGGATTATCCTGGGCTCAGGATTAGGTGGTTTTGTGGAACTGATTGAAGATAAGGTGTCTATTCCTTATCAGGAGATTCCGAACTTCCCGGTTTCCACCGTTGAGGGGCATAAAGGACAATTGGTGTTTGGAAAAGTCTTGGGTAAACCTGTTGTAGCCATGCAAGGGCGCTTTCACTTCTATGAAGGGTACCCCATGCAGGAAGTGACTTTTCCCGTTCGGGTCATGCAGGTTTTGGGAGTATCCGGACTGATTGTAACGAATGCTGCCGGCGGAATTAACCCTGCTTATCGCCCAGGGGATCTGGTTTTGCTCAAGGACCATATCAATATGATGGGAGACAATCCCCTTCGCGGAGCCAATCTCAGTAACCTGGGGCCTCGTTTTCCCGACTTAAGTGAAGGTTATGATCTTGAATGGCGGCAAAAGGCTCTGACAATAGCCCGGGAGGTAGGTATCTATCCCCAGGAAGGGATCTACGCCGCTATGAGCGGTCCCAGCTATGAAAGCCCGGCTGAGATTCGTTTTCTTCGCACAGTAGGAGCCGATCTTGTGGGAATGAGCACCGTCCCCGAGGTTATCGTGGCCAACCACGGAGGAATGCGGGTTCTTGGCATTTCCTGTGTTACAAACATGGCCGCCGGAATCCTTTCCCAGCGCCTTAGCCATGCGGAGGTCATGGAGACTGCCGAGCGTATCGAGAAGCAGTTTGTACGGTTTGTGCAGGCTTTGGTTAAGGGGCTGGCGTAA
- a CDS encoding phosphopentomutase, which translates to MKRVILIVLDSVGIGEMPDAHEYGDMGSNTLGNIAKARGGLHLPHLQELGLGNIAPIQGVSPKASPKGGYGKMAERSPGKDTTTGHWEIAGVVLERAFPTFPQGFPEDFIRAFEKRIGRQVIGNEVASGTEIIQRLGQEHVQTGKPIVYTSADSVFQIAAHEEVIPLEKLYGICEIAREMLDGDLRVGRVIARPFLGSEGNFYRTTNRHDYAIEPPHKILLDVVKEKGLHVMAVGKIKDIYAGHGVTDHVPSKGNKDGVDKTLAFIKEKKPGFIMTNLVDFDMLYGHRNDVENYAKALEEFDGRLPEILDLLEEEDILFITADHGCDPTTESTDHSREYVPLLVYGKKVIPGTNLGIRPSFADLGATIADYLGTEALHNGQSFLKELI; encoded by the coding sequence TTGAAACGAGTCATCTTAATTGTTTTAGATAGCGTTGGCATAGGCGAAATGCCGGATGCCCATGAATACGGAGATATGGGGAGCAATACCTTAGGCAATATTGCCAAGGCCCGTGGAGGCCTTCATTTGCCTCATCTTCAGGAATTAGGCCTGGGTAATATTGCGCCTATCCAAGGGGTGAGTCCCAAGGCAAGCCCTAAAGGCGGGTATGGAAAAATGGCGGAAAGATCCCCGGGTAAGGATACCACCACGGGACATTGGGAAATAGCCGGCGTGGTATTGGAAAGAGCCTTCCCTACTTTTCCCCAGGGCTTTCCGGAAGATTTTATCCGAGCCTTCGAAAAGCGCATCGGTCGCCAAGTTATAGGTAATGAAGTGGCTTCCGGCACAGAGATTATTCAGAGGCTGGGACAGGAACATGTCCAAACAGGGAAACCTATCGTCTATACTTCTGCAGATTCAGTGTTTCAGATCGCAGCCCATGAAGAGGTGATCCCTTTAGAGAAGTTGTATGGAATCTGTGAGATAGCCCGTGAAATGCTGGATGGGGATTTAAGAGTAGGCCGAGTCATAGCCCGCCCCTTTTTAGGCAGCGAAGGAAACTTCTACCGGACCACCAATCGTCATGACTATGCCATTGAGCCGCCCCACAAAATCCTTCTGGATGTGGTAAAAGAAAAAGGACTTCATGTCATGGCTGTGGGAAAAATCAAAGACATTTACGCAGGTCATGGGGTCACAGACCATGTTCCCAGCAAAGGGAATAAAGATGGAGTGGATAAGACCTTAGCCTTTATCAAAGAGAAGAAGCCGGGTTTCATCATGACCAATCTGGTGGATTTTGATATGCTTTATGGTCATCGCAATGATGTGGAAAATTATGCTAAGGCCCTAGAGGAGTTTGATGGGAGATTGCCGGAAATCCTTGATTTGCTTGAAGAGGAGGATATCCTGTTCATCACCGCAGACCATGGTTGTGATCCCACCACGGAAAGTACGGACCATTCCCGGGAGTATGTCCCCTTACTGGTCTACGGAAAAAAGGTTATACCCGGAACGAATCTAGGGATCCGTCCCTCCTTTGCCGATTTGGGAGCTACCATTGCCGATTATTTAGGGACGGAAGCTCTGCATAATGGTCAGAGCTTTCTTAAAGAATTAATCTGA
- a CDS encoding acyl-CoA dehydratase activase, with translation MAKIYVGVDIGSLTVKVVLIDQELEIIAYDTARAGYSGREVATQMVAKLLSESGLGQGDVEGTVATGYGRITFPADREVSEITCQARGIHHLFPTARTIIDIGGQDSKVIQLLPNGKVVDFAMNDKCAAGTGRFLEVMASALEISLHEIGSLSEKSQNPTAISSFCTVFAESEVITHVSAGRPKEDILAGVCESVASRVASLAQRIGLLPDIVFTGGVARNQGVLAALRRQLNHPLLVYSEPSITAALGAALMASRQSSTA, from the coding sequence ATGGCCAAGATTTATGTAGGGGTCGATATCGGCTCCCTGACGGTGAAAGTCGTTCTTATAGACCAGGAATTGGAGATTATTGCTTATGACACGGCCCGGGCCGGGTATAGTGGACGGGAAGTGGCGACTCAGATGGTGGCTAAGCTACTCTCGGAGTCGGGACTTGGCCAGGGGGATGTAGAGGGGACGGTTGCTACCGGATACGGGAGGATTACTTTTCCTGCCGACCGGGAAGTGTCGGAAATCACCTGCCAAGCCCGGGGAATTCATCATCTTTTCCCCACTGCCCGAACTATTATTGATATCGGGGGACAGGACAGTAAAGTCATTCAATTGCTGCCTAATGGCAAAGTCGTGGATTTTGCCATGAATGATAAATGTGCAGCAGGAACAGGACGCTTTCTCGAAGTCATGGCCTCAGCTTTGGAGATTAGTTTGCATGAAATAGGAAGTCTTTCGGAAAAATCTCAGAATCCCACGGCCATATCCTCCTTTTGTACGGTCTTTGCGGAATCGGAAGTGATTACTCATGTATCGGCGGGAAGGCCGAAAGAAGATATTCTAGCCGGGGTCTGTGAATCCGTAGCCAGCCGTGTGGCATCCTTAGCACAGCGGATTGGCTTATTGCCGGATATTGTGTTTACCGGTGGGGTAGCCCGCAATCAAGGGGTATTGGCTGCACTCCGTCGGCAATTGAATCATCCTCTGCTGGTGTATAGTGAACCTTCTATTACTGCTGCTTTAGGAGCAGCCTTAATGGCATCAAGACAATCCTCTACTGCATAA
- a CDS encoding CoA-binding protein, which produces MREKKVYSLAGETTTAHRYAVVGNADRFLKHKHAYKAWETLKLFGCVVHPVAEDLPRLEGFKVYSRLSALQDKVDVVVPCLKAELIPDIISQAQECGAQFVWFQERNWTEEFQEQADAAGIKVIQGCILKHKIYPKLFGYLHPCYWHGLHSPKAPKRR; this is translated from the coding sequence ATGCGTGAAAAGAAAGTGTATTCCCTGGCAGGGGAGACCACAACAGCTCATCGTTACGCTGTGGTGGGCAATGCAGACCGCTTTCTAAAACATAAACATGCCTATAAGGCTTGGGAGACCTTGAAGCTATTCGGCTGTGTCGTTCATCCCGTGGCTGAAGATTTGCCGCGCTTGGAAGGTTTTAAGGTCTATTCACGACTGTCGGCTTTGCAGGATAAGGTGGATGTGGTGGTTCCCTGTTTGAAAGCGGAATTGATTCCTGATATTATCAGTCAGGCTCAGGAATGTGGGGCCCAATTCGTTTGGTTTCAAGAACGCAACTGGACTGAAGAGTTTCAGGAACAAGCGGATGCGGCGGGAATTAAGGTGATTCAAGGCTGTATTTTGAAACATAAAATTTACCCCAAACTCTTTGGCTACCTACACCCTTGCTACTGGCATGGGTTACACTCTCCTAAGGCCCCTAAACGTCGTTAG
- a CDS encoding 2-hydroxyacyl-CoA dehydratase subunit D, with protein MLEWSMSEEKRDSLNWLLEESALKGLRRGTRYPNHRFFGILCSYFPEELIIAFGLEPLRLLPDSTNRTPAELPTFSCSLARGVLDMELQGQWEDLLGVGFVHTCDTMQCLSGIWEFAGKQKTVNMVPPVMLKAPGANQYYQEEAKGAWEQLKELSGHEPTEEELREAIRLCRRIREKVSEVEELRGKLPSPLTAALLQAGQLMPKTIYEEALAEVLPELHARAEESSSRARLMITGAVLENDHLYAMIEDLGGRVVVDDTCTGYRHYSGPLLEDSDNPWYDLVKRYEDMPPCPCKNQSLNARLEYLENLASQRQVEGAVLVIRKYCEPHAWDAVPLAETLQSQGIRTLVLELEGADVGGQERTRLQAFLESILENRSSISEGRAQK; from the coding sequence ATGTTGGAATGGAGTATGTCTGAAGAGAAAAGGGATTCTCTAAACTGGCTTTTAGAGGAATCCGCCCTTAAAGGCTTGAGACGCGGGACTCGCTACCCTAATCATCGTTTTTTCGGAATACTGTGTTCCTATTTTCCGGAAGAACTGATTATAGCCTTTGGCCTTGAGCCCCTGCGTCTTTTGCCGGATTCCACCAATCGGACCCCTGCGGAGCTACCCACATTTTCCTGCTCATTAGCCCGGGGGGTATTGGATATGGAATTGCAAGGTCAATGGGAGGATCTGCTGGGGGTTGGCTTCGTCCACACCTGCGATACCATGCAGTGTCTAAGCGGCATTTGGGAATTCGCCGGTAAACAAAAAACCGTGAACATGGTTCCCCCAGTTATGCTTAAAGCACCTGGGGCTAATCAATATTATCAGGAAGAGGCCAAGGGGGCCTGGGAGCAATTGAAAGAGCTGAGCGGTCATGAGCCCACAGAGGAGGAACTGCGGGAAGCCATCCGCTTATGCCGGCGCATAAGGGAAAAGGTTAGTGAGGTGGAGGAACTGCGGGGGAAATTACCCTCCCCTTTGACGGCGGCCCTCCTGCAGGCCGGACAGCTCATGCCCAAGACAATCTATGAAGAGGCCCTGGCAGAAGTGCTGCCTGAACTCCATGCAAGAGCGGAAGAGTCCTCTTCAAGAGCACGCCTCATGATTACGGGGGCCGTTCTTGAAAACGATCATTTATATGCGATGATCGAGGATTTAGGGGGAAGAGTAGTAGTGGATGACACCTGTACGGGTTACCGCCACTACTCCGGCCCCCTACTGGAGGACTCGGATAACCCCTGGTATGATCTGGTGAAGCGTTATGAGGATATGCCTCCCTGTCCCTGCAAGAACCAAAGTCTTAACGCCCGTCTGGAGTATTTGGAGAATTTAGCCTCCCAGCGGCAGGTGGAAGGAGCGGTGCTGGTCATACGCAAATATTGCGAACCCCACGCCTGGGATGCAGTCCCTTTGGCGGAGACCCTCCAAAGCCAGGGAATTCGCACTTTGGTCCTTGAATTAGAGGGAGCGGATGTAGGGGGACAGGAGAGGACCCGGCTTCAGGCGTTTTTGGAGAGTATTCTCGAGAATCGGTCTTCAATCTCGGAGGGGAGGGCGCAAAAATGA
- a CDS encoding 2-hydroxyacyl-CoA dehydratase subunit D, which yields MTQKAQKRNYRPLRSTDTLKRTMKRYYLLTGYHRYWGKPVGRKIAWVTSGAPIEILRAFKIHPAYPEQYAAIYSTNKATAQLCQVAEAAGYSQDLCSYARSNIGGVLRPDLAPMGGMPKPDLLVACNNICGTVLKWYEALARHFEVPLLVLDTPYLTAEMTDQTKNYVLEQLKGMIVELERITGRALDEKELENQMKLSRETTDLWKEARRACQSRPSPLNAPDLFIHMAPIVVMRGTKAGRDYYQLFCDEVKERAGLSQGAVENERIRLVWDNIAIWPKVFSFNKMFTERGACFVTDTYSGGWAMDQAPGTPLESLAVTYTEVFLNRSPEFRTKQLVKLIQDYQADGFVMHSNRSCKPYSLVQEVIRRRVMKETGVPGLMIEADMADPRAYAEEPIRNRVQAFLETFD from the coding sequence ATGACCCAGAAAGCACAGAAACGAAATTATCGCCCTCTGCGGAGTACGGATACTCTGAAAAGGACCATGAAGCGCTACTATCTTTTAACGGGATATCACCGCTATTGGGGTAAGCCTGTGGGCCGCAAGATTGCCTGGGTGACCAGCGGGGCTCCCATCGAAATTTTGCGTGCTTTTAAGATCCATCCGGCCTACCCGGAGCAATATGCCGCTATTTACAGCACCAATAAGGCCACGGCCCAGTTATGTCAGGTGGCAGAAGCTGCAGGCTATTCCCAGGATCTGTGCTCCTATGCCCGCTCCAATATCGGTGGAGTTTTACGGCCTGATCTGGCCCCTATGGGAGGAATGCCCAAACCCGATCTCCTGGTGGCCTGCAATAATATCTGTGGTACGGTATTAAAGTGGTATGAGGCTCTGGCCCGGCATTTTGAAGTTCCTTTGCTGGTGCTGGATACCCCTTACCTAACAGCGGAGATGACGGACCAAACGAAGAATTATGTCTTGGAGCAGCTCAAGGGAATGATCGTGGAGCTGGAGCGTATTACAGGCAGGGCATTGGATGAAAAAGAACTGGAAAACCAGATGAAGCTCAGCCGGGAAACCACCGATCTATGGAAAGAAGCCCGTAGAGCCTGTCAATCCCGTCCCTCCCCCCTGAATGCCCCCGATCTCTTTATCCATATGGCCCCCATCGTGGTGATGAGGGGAACCAAAGCTGGACGGGATTATTATCAACTATTTTGTGACGAGGTCAAAGAGCGGGCGGGCCTCTCCCAGGGTGCTGTGGAAAATGAGCGGATTCGTCTGGTCTGGGATAATATTGCGATTTGGCCCAAAGTATTTAGTTTTAATAAGATGTTTACGGAACGGGGAGCATGCTTTGTGACTGATACTTACAGTGGGGGATGGGCCATGGATCAAGCACCGGGAACCCCCCTGGAAAGTTTGGCCGTCACGTATACGGAGGTTTTCCTGAACCGCTCTCCGGAGTTTCGTACTAAGCAACTTGTAAAGCTCATTCAAGATTATCAGGCTGACGGCTTCGTGATGCACTCCAATCGCTCTTGCAAGCCCTATTCTTTGGTCCAGGAGGTTATTCGCAGAAGGGTCATGAAGGAGACGGGTGTTCCGGGATTAATGATCGAGGCCGATATGGCTGATCCCCGGGCCTATGCTGAAGAACCCATCCGCAATCGTGTTCAGGCATTTTTGGAGACGTTTGATTGA
- a CDS encoding D-alanyl-D-alanine carboxypeptidase family protein: MRKALALIFALALLVGNLVVPHQAYGAVLETDAVSAILLDAKSGQILFEKEIHKELPPASVTKLMTLLVAAEAVESGRVSLTDKVTASEGASSLGGSQIYLEPGETFSLEEMLISIAVGSANDACYAVGEHISGTHEAFVEEMNKKAKAIGANHTHFVNAYGLPAEGHYTSAYDLALMGREALKYPLIRKLTSMKEYDLRGGKFKLWNTNKLLWWYEGADGFKTGWTSEANYCLASTVERDGLRLIAVVMGVPQVRGHFTESMKLYNYGFANFAYKEYAPAGQKQGVIKVHKGMEEDLVAVTEKALGVTVQKGNDKNIWAETKLNPDVEAPIKAGQKVGEILLYRDNEMLTSVNLVAEKDIEKAGIGKQIIRTLEGVFGF; the protein is encoded by the coding sequence ATGCGTAAAGCACTAGCTTTGATTTTTGCCTTGGCGTTATTGGTCGGGAATCTGGTTGTTCCCCATCAGGCCTACGGTGCAGTATTAGAGACCGACGCAGTAAGTGCCATCCTTTTGGATGCTAAATCCGGTCAAATACTTTTCGAAAAAGAGATCCATAAAGAGTTGCCGCCAGCCAGTGTGACAAAATTGATGACACTGTTAGTAGCTGCCGAGGCGGTTGAATCGGGACGCGTAAGTCTCACCGATAAAGTTACAGCCAGTGAAGGTGCCAGCAGTTTAGGAGGCTCACAAATTTATCTGGAGCCGGGAGAAACTTTTTCTCTGGAAGAAATGCTGATTTCGATAGCTGTGGGCTCGGCCAACGATGCCTGTTATGCCGTAGGGGAACATATCAGCGGCACTCATGAGGCCTTTGTGGAAGAGATGAATAAGAAGGCTAAAGCGATTGGCGCCAATCATACCCACTTTGTGAATGCCTATGGTTTACCGGCAGAAGGGCATTATACCAGTGCCTATGATCTGGCCCTCATGGGGCGAGAAGCTTTAAAGTATCCCCTGATCCGTAAATTGACGAGTATGAAAGAGTACGATTTGCGCGGGGGCAAATTCAAGCTTTGGAATACCAATAAATTGCTTTGGTGGTATGAGGGAGCCGATGGATTTAAAACCGGTTGGACCAGTGAAGCCAATTATTGTCTCGCCTCTACTGTTGAGCGGGATGGGTTGCGCCTTATTGCCGTAGTCATGGGAGTTCCTCAAGTGCGAGGACATTTTACTGAATCCATGAAGCTGTACAATTATGGCTTTGCTAATTTTGCCTATAAAGAATATGCTCCTGCCGGTCAGAAGCAGGGAGTCATTAAGGTTCACAAGGGAATGGAGGAAGACCTTGTAGCTGTCACAGAAAAAGCGCTGGGAGTCACCGTGCAGAAAGGAAACGACAAAAATATCTGGGCAGAGACTAAGCTCAACCCAGATGTAGAGGCACCAATAAAAGCGGGTCAAAAGGTCGGAGAAATCCTTCTCTATCGTGATAATGAAATGTTGACTTCTGTGAACCTGGTGGCGGAAAAGGATATTGAGAAAGCAGGGATTGGCAAGCAAATCATCCGTACCCTTGAAGGGGTATTTGGATTTTAA
- a CDS encoding pyrimidine-nucleoside phosphorylase produces MRVVDIINKKKIGHALTQEEIEHFVQGYVKGEIPDYQISALYMAIYFQGMNDEEIANLTMAYVNSGETIDLSGIDGVKVDKHSTGGVGDKISLIVIPLVASLGIPVAKMSGRGLGHTGGTIDKLEAIQGFRTALSTEEFIANVNNHGMAVVGQTANLTPADKLTYALRDVTGTVDSIPLIASSIMSKKIASGADAIVLDVKVGSGAFMKSLEEAKKLAECMVQIGKSLKRRTIAIITDMNQPLGHEVGNANEIREVIDVLGGKGAEDETTVALTIAAYMAIASGKYHDFQSTYGELLQVIASGKAIEKLKELISIQGGNPQIVHEPWQLPQAKHHIEILSTHAGYVSYIDAEYIGLVAMQLGAGRKKKDDPIDYAAGVTLLKKVGDYVDLNEPLCILHTNLDHVETNVLKAYAFQDSKPAPMEYIHEIIK; encoded by the coding sequence ATGCGGGTAGTTGATATAATTAACAAAAAAAAGATAGGTCACGCCTTGACCCAAGAAGAAATAGAGCATTTCGTACAAGGTTATGTAAAGGGTGAGATTCCCGACTATCAGATATCTGCTCTTTATATGGCCATTTACTTTCAAGGGATGAATGATGAGGAAATCGCCAACTTGACCATGGCCTATGTGAACTCTGGCGAGACCATCGACTTATCCGGTATCGATGGAGTAAAAGTAGATAAGCATTCAACTGGGGGAGTGGGGGATAAGATAAGCCTAATCGTCATTCCCCTGGTTGCTTCATTAGGAATCCCTGTGGCTAAAATGAGTGGAAGAGGGTTAGGTCATACCGGCGGTACCATTGATAAACTTGAAGCGATACAAGGATTCAGAACTGCCTTAAGTACGGAGGAGTTTATCGCCAATGTGAATAACCACGGAATGGCGGTAGTGGGTCAAACAGCAAACTTAACCCCTGCCGACAAACTTACCTATGCCTTAAGAGATGTTACAGGAACCGTGGATAGTATTCCGCTCATAGCAAGTTCAATCATGAGTAAAAAGATTGCCTCTGGGGCAGATGCCATAGTTCTTGATGTTAAAGTAGGTTCGGGGGCTTTCATGAAATCCCTCGAGGAAGCCAAAAAACTTGCAGAGTGCATGGTGCAAATAGGGAAGTCATTAAAGAGAAGGACCATCGCTATAATTACAGATATGAATCAGCCTCTTGGACATGAAGTAGGGAATGCCAATGAGATAAGAGAGGTTATCGATGTTCTAGGCGGAAAAGGAGCTGAGGACGAAACAACTGTTGCTTTGACGATTGCCGCTTATATGGCTATTGCCAGTGGAAAATATCATGATTTCCAGTCAACTTATGGGGAGCTTCTGCAAGTTATTGCCTCAGGTAAGGCCATAGAGAAATTAAAGGAGCTTATCTCAATTCAAGGAGGAAATCCACAAATTGTCCATGAGCCGTGGCAACTACCGCAAGCGAAACATCATATAGAAATCCTCTCAACCCATGCGGGATATGTAAGCTATATTGACGCTGAATACATTGGGCTTGTTGCTATGCAGTTAGGGGCAGGAAGAAAGAAGAAGGACGACCCCATTGATTATGCAGCAGGGGTAACTCTTTTGAAGAAGGTCGGAGATTATGTTGACCTTAATGAACCACTATGTATTCTTCATACCAACCTTGATCATGTGGAAACGAATGTTTTAAAGGCCTATGCATTTCAAGATAGCAAGCCTGCCCCGATGGAATACATTCATGAGATCATAAAATAG